The Iamia majanohamensis genome window below encodes:
- a CDS encoding M50 family metallopeptidase — protein sequence MTAAVATAVVAGVALVVTPAWRLARGWVTLAHELGHAVTAIATEGRVRRIRIRRDTSGLTEWSGEGAARRLPRGFVAWWGHPAPGALALLLAWALAAGHAVLAAQVLAGAVAAVTLVWVRSAWGVVVGLALVGAAAVGAALGTTAALGVGATVAVLWAAGGLRAAASAARGSRRGDGSDAAVLAEVLWLPVGFWAVTMVLVSAAATAGTAALLLDAARP from the coding sequence GTGACGGCGGCCGTGGCGACCGCCGTGGTGGCGGGGGTGGCCCTGGTCGTCACCCCGGCGTGGCGGCTGGCCCGGGGGTGGGTGACCCTCGCCCACGAGCTGGGGCACGCCGTCACGGCCATCGCCACCGAGGGCCGCGTCCGGCGCATCCGCATCCGGCGCGACACCTCGGGGCTCACCGAGTGGTCCGGGGAGGGGGCCGCCCGCCGGCTGCCGCGGGGGTTCGTGGCCTGGTGGGGCCACCCGGCCCCCGGTGCCCTGGCCCTGCTCCTCGCCTGGGCCCTGGCCGCCGGCCACGCCGTCCTCGCCGCGCAGGTCCTGGCGGGCGCGGTCGCGGCGGTGACCCTCGTCTGGGTCCGGAGCGCCTGGGGCGTGGTCGTCGGCCTGGCCCTGGTCGGGGCGGCGGCGGTCGGCGCCGCCCTCGGGACCACCGCGGCCCTGGGGGTGGGGGCCACGGTCGCGGTGCTGTGGGCCGCCGGAGGGCTGCGCGCTGCGGCCAGCGCGGCCCGGGGGTCGCGCCGGGGCGACGGCTCCGACGCCGCCGTGCTGGCCGAGGTGCTCTGGCTGCCGGTCGGGTTCTGGGCCGTGACCATGGTGCTGGTCTCGGCCGCCGCCACGGCGGGCACCGCCGCCCTGCTCCTCGACGCCGCCCGGCCCTGA